In one Solanum lycopersicum chromosome 11, SLM_r2.1 genomic region, the following are encoded:
- the LOC138339446 gene encoding uncharacterized protein codes for MVDRGSGVDICPLSILQSLKINTNRIHTSNVCVREFDGAKWDTFGEIYLIVTIGPTEFRITFQVIDMDTSYNLLFGRPWIHMARAVPYTLHQVIKFEHDKQEIFVHGDDDLPIT; via the coding sequence ATGGTCGATAGAGGATCAGGTGTAGACATATGCCCTCTTTCCATTCTACAAAGCCTGAAAATCAACACTAATAGGATTCATACTAGCAATGTTTGTGTACGGGAATTTGATGGTGCAAAATGGGATACTTTTGGTGAAATATACTTAATTGTTACAATTGGACCAACGGAGTTTAGAATCACTTTCCAAGTTATTGACATGGACACGTCTTACAATCTACTCTTCGGTAGGCCATGGATCCACATGGCTAGAGCTGTGCCATATACTCTACACCAAGTGATCAAGTTTGAACATGACAAACAAGAAATCTTTGTCCATGGTGATGATGATCTCCCAATCACCTGA
- the LOC109118974 gene encoding uncharacterized protein produces the protein MAINLDVHELLVLGDFYLLIRQARGEWENRDIKLIPYKRCLEDLIKNFKSIEFRYIPRFHNELADALATLASMLSYPGNTDIDSLEIQVRDRHNYCNIIAVEADGEPWYHDIKQFIEVREYPVHGDTDQKRTIRRVANGFLLSGDILYKRTPNLNLL, from the coding sequence ATGGCAATAAATCTGGATGTACATGAGCTCTTAGTCTTGGGGGATTTTTACTTGCTCATTCGACAAGCTCGAGGCGAATGGGAAAATCGAGACATTAAGCTCATACCGTACAAACGATGTTTAGAAGATCTCATTAAAAATTTCAAGTCCATTGAATTTAGATATATTCCCAGGTTTCACAATGAGTTGGCTGATGCTTTGGCCACCCTAGCATCGATGCTTTCATACCCAGGTAATACCGACATTGACTCGTTGGAAATCCAAGTTAGGGATCGACATAATTATTGCAATATAATTGCGGTAGAGGCAGATGGCGAGCCTTGGTATCACGACATCAAACAATTTATAGAAGTTAGAGAATATCCAGTGCATGGTGATACAGATCAAAAAAGAACTATTAGGCGAGTCGCTAATGGGTTCCTCTTAAGTGGCGATATCTTATATAAAAGGACTccgaatttgaatttattatga